The nucleotide sequence ATACCTTACTGTGAAAGAATGCTCTTGATAGGATCTCTGACTGTCATAATTAAAGCTCTTTTATTCTTTCTGAAACATGTTCCAACTATAGTGCTTTTCCAGAAGTTTGTAATATAATGACTGCTGaaaaatttattattattattattctaatTTGATTGATTATAGATTATTTCTGTGTTCTCCATATACAAATATACGTATTAAAATGACAACAGTCACGCaaacatcattaatatttttgatttatttgtcaACAATGTTCTTTGCGCCATTGATTTTGCTTGTGATAGAGCTCATTGCAACACATCCTACAGTATTTTCATGGTTTGTGATATGAAGTGGGCCACAGTTAAGTTTTCAGTGCGCGCCTCATGCATGGAGCAATAAAATTAGTTATTGCCTGAACGTGTTCATTTAACTAAGGTGGCCAATAACAGTAAATACAGTATGGTTACAAAGAGATCGCTTCAGTCAATATAATAGGGCGGTGCATACAGAGCCAGCGAAAGAGGTTTAgatattagggggggggggggtgggtgctGGACCATCTGATTCTATACCTCAAATTTCGTCAATCAAACGATACATTCTTtcaaaattataacaataacattTCCACAACAAAACCACTTCTTATCTATGATAGTTATTATTTTAGGGATATGTTTACAAAACTAGATTGTTCACATGCCCCCATCTCTTCACGTCCCCTGGTAGAAGACGCCTCTCGTGGTAGAAACCAGATTTCAAGTGTTTCTGCAAACACAGCTGCCACTTTCTCTTCTAGACAGCAAATGCTAACAGACTTACAGAGCTATTTCCACTTCCGCAACACTACAACGCAGAACACGATACACATGTATAGATCTGCAACTTCGACATCACAACGTCGGATAAGACATTAACTGTTATTATCGCATAGGTTTATCATTACACAAAATAGAAATTATACTGAAAAATGGAGGACATTTTTCACATCGTGAGATTAAGCGTCGTGCTATGTTTATTTCTTAATAAATGTGACTTAACCAGTTGCGAAGGATCCTCAAATAGGACTATCATAACAAATGTTTCTGAAAAGTTGGTTCTCAATTGTTCGCAGAATGGAACACGCTGGCAGCACAATTCAAAAGGTCTATTTGCGGGAAAGAATTATCTACTAAACGACAGAGAAATGGATTTAATAGAAGACAGTTACTCTCTGGTGATCAAGGAGGTTTCCATTTCGAATGAAGGTAGATACGAGTGCAAGGAAAACGACGAAGTTGTTGCCTCGTACTGTATTGAGGTGAACGGTAAGGCTTAAATTTGAACTTGAATGTTTAAATCCATTcattatatttaaatgaaaccGTTAGTTAGTATCATATATGTTTGTACATCATCTCAATTTTGCCCTCTCCAATTTCTCTGATCGTTAATTATAATGATAAGTTTAAGTTAAAATGCAGTGTTTATAAGAAACCTTTAAGAAATTATCATGTTGGTTAGCTCACCTTTTAAAACAAAGTTCTCTCTTACTAGTTCCACCAAGTTCGTTTTACATGGAAGTAAATAACGACAATGTTTCTGATGGGAATTATGTCGTTCTGGATTACGAAGATACGATTGCTGTCTCTTGTAGCGTCATTGGAGCAAGACCGCCAAACGTAATTACCTGGACAATTAACAATGAAACAGTCAAGCCATTTAACTACTCTTTCCTCACATCTAATAACGAAACCTTTGATTCGGTTTCATCAATTTTATATAAGCCTAATACTTTGAATGGAACCATAACCTGTcgacggtcatctcttacacaATTTGGACACGAAATAACGTTGAATTTTATAACAAATGGTTAGTATGTGTAGAGTAGACTTACAAAGGCTCACTATTTATGTGTCACAGGCAAAATACTAGATTGACATATTCTGATTGTCTTCATAAATTACAGAATTATTAAGGTATCATAAATGAACAGCTCCTAGGTTAGATCACAGTGATTATTCTTGACGTTGTGTTTAATTTGGGGCAAACTTTAAGAATGTGACGAGAAAAATGATTGAAGAATGATGCATACGTTTATACCATATTGTCAAAGACATTGAAACCGTTAAggatattttttacttttcttcgCTCGATAACTGACTTAAACACCGTTTCTAACTACTGATACCACATAAGTTTATTACCCAGTatttacaagtatatatatatatatatatatataaatgaaaatcgtaatgagttggaaagtcaagaacagtgaaaaaactttcagcctccaccgggattcgaaccacgggcctcccgctctgtacgcggacaccctaaccactaggctatggacgctgattgtatgtccagaggttcgaaaccggtaaggaagatcgtaattccactgtaggcgtttgtcacctatatcgaacaatactagttctgtttttggtgacatattttgccctactctagagatcaaacatgatgctacccaactcgaaaatcatttgtgatatatatatatatatatatatatatatatatatatatatatatatatatatatgtatatgtatatatatatatatatatatatatatatatatatatatatatatattagagcaAAAGTATGTGCccttaaatattcatgttttctAATATACTTCATTTCCTTTGTGATTCTTTTCAAACATATTATAATTTCAGAAAACATCGAGCAACCTTCCGAGCAACCAACCACCAGGCAACTATCCATTTTGAGTTCCCTAGTCATAGCAATTTCGTCGGCGTGTTTCTTGTTGGCTATCACTTTATCATGCACAGTGATTTGTGTAAGAGGTAATTGATCCATCAGTCTTAAGATGtgtttttgtattaaatatgaTGTGATACCATTCCTTCATTGATATATTTGTTatcattatgatgatgatttaaTATTTGATCAACACCAGTTTTACTACTCTCCTGAAAGTCGATACATAATTAATTATTCACTAGCTTCGACGAAAATAGCCAGCACACTATAACTTTGCTATATTCGTTAAGTTTGAATCTACTAGAGTTTAATGATAATTTGTACCAAACTCAGGTAGATCTAAAACTAAGCAGATAATTTGTTAACTTTGGACAACATTTTCGTGTCCGTATATTTGTTGGAATACCTCACAACAGTCTGTTACCAAAGACAAATTATGATCCCAAAGGGGTTTACGTGAGTTCAATAAAAGTAAGTTGTTTTACATTACCTCTACCCTTGATTGCTTAATGTAGAATCTACGAAAATTTAAATAAGATATATTGTCGCCCGTTGATGTTCCTATGGGTGTGTTTACTCGAAATTCACAATACGAAAGAGCGAAAGGAAAGGCCAAAAGAATGGTGCTTGTAAGTCTGTTTACTAATTTATTCATAATAGTATAACATCTTAAATTTGGAATGACTTTAAATATGTGAACAATGACAAGAAAGAGATCACGTGTTTACGCTTCTGTGTGATACGGCAGTATATTTCGATATCTTCCACTCTTCCACAACTTTGAGGTGAGAAAAACTTAAACTCCATTGTGCGTATCAGAAAAGTTATCAATTTTAATTGGATCGATGTCTATGTGAATATCAACCAATCGTGACGTGTTTATCTGACATCGGGAGAAGATGAAGGTCTGGGAGAGCGTCTAAGGTATTCGATAAAAGTGTGGTTGACATTGTAACATAACAAAATGTAGACATCTATATGTATTGAAAAATCCCTTGTAAATTAATACCGTTACTACATATAAAgaaatctcttttttttcaggATTACCAACGTTACCTACTATAAAGTAAGCAAAGCTGTTTGACTCCCGATACTTATGTTACTAATGGTACTCCCGATACTAATCTTCTTTACATGTAATGGGTATTCTAGGCTTATGGTGTTAAAGGAATTTCTCTGCAATATCAGAAATGTTACATTTCTTGAGAGTTGTGAGGTCTTAATGTTTCTTTAAAATACGTTAAAACACtcaatagtatatatatatatatatatatatatatatatatatatatatatatatatatatatatatatatatatatatagatagatagatatacatatatatatatatatatatatatatatatatatatatatacatatatatatatatatatatatatatatatatatattatattatattatatttatgtgTATTGACTTACAAAGCGCACGATATCTACAAAGAGAAAGTGCATTCAGCGGCGctgtacaaaacaaaagtaagtatatatatttaatttaacagactctgttcaaagtatctctttcgagatccggctttaggaaccTTCTAGCTTTGAGGTTTATTTGAATTCTAGTATGTGTCAATAATGTCTACAAAGTATGTGtttttgtgtacattttatgCATCACTCGTCTTGCTCTTTGACTGATGTATGTGtaagtggggggtggggggtgggggatggatgGAAAGCCTCGGCTGTGACGGATAAATAAAATGCAACAAAGGTTACCATAGCATACAATGTTACATTCAGCTATTGTAATACTACAATGAAGAACAAGAGATACAATGGAGAACAATAGATACAGTTATAGCCGTATAAGTAGAGAGATGAAAGT is from Apostichopus japonicus isolate 1M-3 chromosome 16, ASM3797524v1, whole genome shotgun sequence and encodes:
- the LOC139983563 gene encoding uncharacterized protein isoform X2 encodes the protein MEDIFHIVRLSVVLCLFLNKCDLTSCEGSSNRTIITNVSEKLVLNCSQNGTRWQHNSKGLFAGKNYLLNDREMDLIEDSYSLVIKEVSISNEGRYECKENDEVVASYCIEVNVPPSSFYMEVNNDNVSDGNYVVLDYEDTIAVSCSVIGARPPNVITWTINNETVKPFNYSFLTSNNETFDSVSSILYKPNTLNGTITCRRSSLTQFGHEITLNFITNENIEQPSEQPTTRQLSILSSLVIAISSACFLLAITLSCTVICVRVPFYVYLEYMENGTLRNFMLRNYQQKRDSENISNSQQRVSSEEQKLNLVRFSVDVVEGMSYLFVNKFRHPALTTSKVLISVSTGKCKLYDFVPEDHAKDRLLRIIAKKNAPLAWLPPESIFFRQYCEKSDVWSLSVALWEIFSLGETPYSGLSGDEIESHIRNGSYLSQPMSCPGTMIRSTIVLPTMAITHTSIWKNPVATITVTYSQDLQ
- the LOC139983563 gene encoding uncharacterized protein isoform X1, translated to MEDIFHIVRLSVVLCLFLNKCDLTSCEGSSNRTIITNVSEKLVLNCSQNGTRWQHNSKGLFAGKNYLLNDREMDLIEDSYSLVIKEVSISNEGRYECKENDEVVASYCIEVNVPPSSFYMEVNNDNVSDGNYVVLDYEDTIAVSCSVIGARPPNVITWTINNETVKPFNYSFLTSNNETFDSVSSILYKPNTLNGTITCRRSSLTQFGHEITLNFITNENIEQPSEQPTTRQLSILSSLVIAISSACFLLAITLSCTVICVRVPFYVYLEYMENGTLRNFMLRNYQQKRDSENISNSQQRVSSEEQKLNLVRFSVDVVEGMSYLFVNKFRHPALTTSKVLISVSTGKCKLYDFVPEDHAKDRLLRIIAKKNAPLAWLPPESIFFRQYCEKSDVWSLSVALWEIFSLGETPYSGLSGDEIESHIRNGSYLSQPMSCPGTIFGVMLSSWDITTSSRPSFEQLQQQMRLVLASMEEDTVNNCIADNGDNSYFNLEEPSCNYNSYI